One Candida dubliniensis CD36 chromosome 1, complete sequence genomic region harbors:
- a CDS encoding non-LTR Zorro retrotransposon orf1-like protein, putative (transposable element) yields MDNSFQIQVDDKVEHMYVASFRLPSISLRSCVQYFREFLDPKDEIVHARIPVFSHEVMSMNPGYVNAYFILKLKGDKVPPKRKVILERNYSVRILTNLSHCAYCHSKSHTRLQCPEAGECNICGKLGHRALNCESRKRRSPAAVPMNGPVKILTKPSVETSQKVSGDGQSKEHNDSAPSGFVDTIFDSDGKEIFHIDPNKSWTFHISQLRLKKTVPSNYLVAPSEPVAWKRYKDGSILVDVVAIVGHRKVGRGFRLAARHAPTTTHPDGEIVEYIASALSRTAPDLVKTYVSAHGLPVTLN; encoded by the coding sequence ATGGATAAcagttttcaaattcaagtCGACGATAAGGTCGAGCACATGTATGTCGCCTCGTTTAGACTCCCATCCATCTCATTGCGGAGTTGTGTACAATATTTCCGAGAATTTCTCGATCCAaaagatgaaattgttcATGCAAGGATTCCGGTTTTCTCTCATGAAGTTATGAGTATGAATCCAGGCTATGTTAATGCATATTTTATTCTTAAATTAAAAGGTGATAAAGTTCCTCCGAAGCGAAAAGTGATTTTAGAACGAAATTATTCGGTGAGAATTCTCACGAATCTTTCCCATTGTGCTTATTGTCACTCCAAATCTCACACTCGTTTACAATGTCCTGAGGCAGGAGAGTGTAATATATGTGGGAAACTTGGTCACCGTGCTTTGAACTGTGAAAGCCGGAAAAGGCGTAGCCCAGCGGCCGTTCCGATGAATGGACCAGTTAAGATTTTAACTAAACCATCGGTCGAAACCTCCCAGAAAGTTTCGGGTGATGGTCAATCAAAGGAACATAACGATAGCGCCCCTCTGGGTTTCGTTGATACTATTTTTGACTCAGATGGAAAGGAAATATTTCATATAGATCCTAATAAATCTTGGACTTTTCACATTTCACAACTCAGGTTAAAGAAAACGGTCCCCTCTAATTATCTTGTGGCCCCCTCCGAACCAGTTGCTTGGAAACGTTACAAAGATGGGTCTATTCTTGTCGATGTTGTTGCTATCGTGGGTCATCGCAAGGTCGGTCGTGGATTTAGATTAGCTGCTCGCCATGCTCCCACAACAACTCATCCTGACGGCGAAATTGTTGAGTATATTGCATCAGCGTTGCTGAGAACCGCCCCGGATTTGGTTAAAACTTATGTTTCCGCCCATGGTCTTCCAGTTACtttgaattaa
- a CDS encoding polyprotein (fragment), putative (transposable element;~Similar to Debaryomyces hansenii polyprotein Q8TFJ9;~incomplete ORF; probable pseudogene), whose translation HVLIKNGFERVTAELGIYIKENVYLGLYVDEILIASDSIVEMNNVKEMLHKNFKMRDLHSPERFLGLNIKQTDESIIITLHDYIQKMLKDCDMLDANSVNSPADKKDDLEKIDLSPVYAKLTHSKNIIPEEHHMKAAKRVLRYLKGTSKFGITYNNTDGIPAFTDSDWGNSIEDRRSISGYLIKLGGGAISWRVKKQPTVALSSTEAEYLGMTEIVKEIMWLLQVLEKTDVEVELPLIIYADNQSAIALGKHPVQHARTKHIDIRHHFIREKENAGLIKFVYISTHKMEADLLTKVLSSTVFKRLRDMTGLKYQELH comes from the exons CatgttttaattaaaaatggaTTTGAGAGAGTTACTGCAGAATTAGGAATATacataaaagaaaatgtcTACTTGGGATTATATGTAGACGAAATATTGATAGCTTctgattcaattgttgaaatgaATAATGTGAAAGAAATGTTACATAAGAATTTTAAAATGCGTGATCTTCATTCTCCAGAAAGATTTTTAGGATTAAATATTAAGCAAACAGATGagtcaattattattacacTTCATGACTATATCCAAAAGATGTTAAAAGATTGTGACATGTTAGATGCAAATTCAGTTAATTCACCAGCAGATAAGAAGGATGATTTGGAAAAGATAGATTTGTCACCAGTATATGCAAAGTTAACACACCTGAAGAACATCATA CCTGAAGAACATCATATGAAAGCAGCAAAAAGAGTACTTAGATATCTTAAGGGGACAAGCAAATTTGGAATAACTTATAATAATACAGATGGAATACCGGCATTTACTGATCTGGATTGGGGAAATTCAATAGAAGATAGACGTTCTATTTCAGGTTATCTCATCAAACTTGGAGGTGGTGCTATTAGCTGGCGTGTGAAGAAACAACCCACAGTTGCTTTGTCTTCAACCGAAGCAGAGTACTTGGGTATGACTGAAATTGTTAAAGAAATCATGTGGCTTCTCCAGGTACTTGAAAAGACTGATGTTGAAGTGGAATTGCCTTTGATTATCTATGCTGATAACCAGTCAGCAATAGCACTCGGAAAGCATCCGGTGCAACATGCTCGTACAAAGCATATTGATATCAGGCACCACTTTATCAGGGAAAAGGAGAATGCTGGgttgataaaatttgtGTATATTTCTACTCACAAGATGGAAGCAGATCTTCTTACCAAGGTGTTGTCCAGTACTGTTTTTAAACGGCTTAGAGATATGACTGGATTGAAATATCAAGAATTGCATTAA
- a CDS encoding retroposon Tca gag protein, putative (transposable element), which yields MAGFSDDDLRQMMGTLSILVADSKREIGQLHEKLEHNGETKYQSLETYINSKYTTTIKSFEKLKYLDIDDPELVNSWIICFNQVKRLHPQVFDAFMNAKSEDEIGIEKLQYTPYTGKQLNDMMRIFYMRISELIERKVDPNVSREIDNGETKFAPNLFKKVYEMIISKPDVSAAERIGHALFKLQSKSRELERDSTYLLCQHLQTQEHQHDDLIYKFLIGGVSPWYLHSQIYLSSYKLGTSNLFLEVYARHYELYKADPNYKLPDIMTLLNEIRSNRDYSKVVNAAKKGSTSQECFREEQQKVTPSLLDQLVD from the coding sequence ATGGCTGGATTTAGCGATGATGATCTCAGACAAATGATGGGTACACTTTCCATTTTGGTAGCAGATTCTAAGAGAGAAATTGGTCAGTTAcatgaaaaattggaacaCAATGGTGAAACCAAATATCAATCTTTGGAAACATACATCAACTCAAAGTATACAACTACTATTAAGTCTTtcgaaaaattgaaatatttggaCATCGATGATCCAGAATTGGTTAACTCCTggattatttgttttaacCAAGTTAAAAGGTTGCATCCTCAAGTTTTTGATGCATTCATGAACGCAAAAAGCGAAGAtgaaattggaattgaaaaactcCAATACACTCCTTACACTggtaaacaattgaatgataTGATGAGAATTTTCTATATGAGGATTTCCGAATTAATAGAAAGGAAAGTTGATCCTAATGTTTCGAGAGAAATAGATAACGGAGAAACAAAATTTGCTCCAAACTTGTTTAAGAAGGTTTATGAAATGATTATTTCAAAACCTGATGTATCCGCTGCTGAAAGAATTGGACATGCTTTATTCAAGTTACAATCGAAGCTGAGAGAACTTGAAAGAGATTCAACATACTTGTTATGTCAACATTTACAGACTCAAGAACACCAACATGATGATTTAATCTATAAATTTCTTATCGGAGGGGTATCTCCATGGTACTTACACCTGCAAATTTATTTACTGTCATACAAACTTGGAACatcaaatttgtttttagaGGTCTATGCAAGACATTATGAATTGTACAAAGCCGATCCTAATTACAAATTACCGGATATTATGACATTATTGAATGAAATAAGATCAAACAGAGATTATTCTAAAGTGGTCAATGCTGCTAAAAAAGGCAGCACAAGTCAAGAATGTTTCCGCGAAGAGCAACAAAAGGTTACGCCGTCATTACTAGATCAACTAGTAGACTAA
- a CDS encoding retroposon polyprotein, putative (transposable element) encodes MSHMSESNSITYDDTFLSPLDNPNIHTTIHERREDIEHVINENRPNATFENHVEPPRTISSSGIIDHTNFRHRADPTWQVIPDAVNHHITTTVQTPDHGVSETMITTPHQLPRSGEGNYPGQQVRTEEIGNSRDRGPINLNTTIDLGVNDESYDNHDTLTNKHDSQNSEMITPPSFPNTELEYQHDISSGEMSLLQTNIEADNELNTNEVRLNETMKENNFTQQEQFHGKLSDETETEEESSTDEESSEENNQTGINKQFPRQEERIVERVQSENDTQVTQNEEPINNETQSGNKQRMPWYENGNDENLSEDGKYTSHELRMGTFENNGKRKNYPNHNESNMETYISSETIMEPKNTEERESHESDNNQSDSHVNQKRLEDDAQMVNYPSTSQRKAKFLSPDFNQTHDEIEQFMADINEESLEEYDGISSLENVLADSEDTLDKELEINEDSGRIESIADRVRKRRGIEGAPFDKYLKKDDKSFGSIKSQKKSNAQLDDELGTPVSTLRGIPFRLRDGRSSFFPPYKTKFGRNVHPPKRYLNAIVKKIDYNSKEWRQSMKEEIDKFKANNVYTIAKTPKDVVPLRTMWVHTYKTNDMKKHHYKSRCVVLGNHMVEHRDYNPFAISSPVVDLTSIRLLTIIAVEHNLCIHQLDIASAYLNAHLENGRNLYVQPPRGFELEPGYCWSLNKSVYGLKQSAHNWYDHFKTVLLLNGLKQTLHNDGIFWKNCENDGVLYVSVYVDDVFMIGSTDEIIKEFVTMLEKYFHLQYFGEATEYLGIQFKRTPDGYTLDQIPFLEKLISTFNIQDSYGKDVPIIPKDVNVVKKLRKSNQINDFIKLEKPQRMINSLSKTKYIDDYEMSNRHDFKTSPQAEPLSAKGKKLYQSAVGSLLWATLNTRPDLSFSVNRLGSQCANPNVDDWKRLMYCLRYIKKNMDLKLEYKRGRLNKNSKDFTIECFSDASFAPDLDRKSITGTSIFINGNLVNWATKKQKIITHSSAACEMLALNYTILKAFELRNTIEDLDLKVRNVHVHEDNQAVITILKNDNFHPHRPIDICYKYLRQKLKDGYFSISYVESRDNLADSFTKALGRNQLIEHTKRIKERKDYNDNATSIVDVRTLDEIKINQKLEHHD; translated from the coding sequence ATGTCACATATGTCTGAGAGTAACTCCATTACATATGATGACACATTCTTATCACCTTTGGATAACCCAAATATCCACACAACCATCCATGAGAGACGAGAAGACATAGAACATGTCATAAATGAGAACCGTCCAAATGCAACATTTGAAAATCATGTCGAACCTCCTCGTACAATTTCATCGTCGGGAATTATCGATCATACAAACTTTAGACATAGAGCTGATCCCACCTGGCAAGTTATCCCTGATGCTGTCAACCATCACATAACAACAACTGTACAGACACCTGATCATGGGGTGTCAGAAACCATGATCACTACTCCACACCAACTACCACGATCTGGGGAGGGTAATTACCCCGGGCAACAGGTGCGCACCGAGGAGATTGGGAATTCTCGAGATCGCGGGCCTATCAACCTAAATACTACGATCGATCTAGGTGTAAACGATGAAAGCTACGATAACCATGATACATTGACGAATAAACATGATTCCCAGAATTCTGAAATGATCACACCACCATCTTTTCCAAATACTGAATTAGAATATCAACACGATATCAGTTCAGGGGAGATGTCGTTATTGCAAACGAATATTGAAGCAGATAACGAATTGAACACAAATGAAGTGAGGTTAAATGAAACAATGAAGGAAAATAACTTCACtcaacaagaacaattCCATGGGAAATTATCGGATGAAACTGAAACCGAAGAAGAATCATCCACAGATGAAGAGTCATCTGAAGAAAATAACCAAACTGgaattaataaacaatttccACGACAAGAAGAGAGGATAGTTGAAAGAGTTCAAAGCGAAAACGACACACAAGTCACACAAAATGAAGAACcaatcaataatgaaacTCAAAGTGGAAATAAACAACGTATGCCATGGTATGAAAATGGCAACGATGAAAACTTAAGTGAAGATGGAAAGTATACTTCACATGAATTAAGAATGGGCACTTTCGAAAACAAcggaaaaagaaaaaactacCCAAACCataatgaatcaaatatGGAAACTTATATTAGTAGTGAAACAATCATGGAACCCAAGAATACAGAAGAAAGAGAATCCCACGAGTCAGATAATAACCAACTGGATAGTCACGTCAATCAAAAAAGGTTGGAAGATGATGCCCAAATGGTAAACTATCCAAGTACTTCTCAAAGAAAAGCAAAATTTTTATCACCAGACTTCAATCAAACACATGATGAGATTGAACAATTCATGGCAGACATCAATGAAGAATCATTAGAAGAATATGATGGAATTCTGAGTTTGGAAAATGTATTGGCAGATTCTGAAGATACATTGGATAAAGAACTAGAAATAAATGAAGACAGTGGAAGGATTGAATCTATTGCTGATAGAGtgagaaaaagaagaggtATAGAAGGTGCAccatttgataaatatttaaagaAAGATGATAAAAGTTTTGGATCAATAAAAAGTCAGAAGAAATCTAATGCGCAATTGGACGATGAACTTGGAACACCAGTGTCTACTCTTAGAGGCATTCCATTCAGATTGAGAGATGGAAGATCAAGTTTCTTTCCACCATATAAGACGAAATTTGGAAGAAACGTACATCCACCCAAAAGATATCTAAATGCGATTGTCAAGAAAATAGATTACAATAGCAAAGAATGGCGTCAAAGtatgaaagaagaaatagaCAAATTCAAAGCAAATAATGTTTACACAATTGCCAAAACACCCAAAGACGTAGTTCCATTACGAACAATGTGGGTTCATACatacaaaacaaatgaTATGAAAAAACATCACTACAAGAGTAGATGTGTAGTTTTAGGGAACCATATGGTCGAACATAGAGACTATAACCCTTTTGCCATTTCTTCTCCAGTGGTTGACCTCACAAGTATCAGATTATTAACCATCATTGCAGTGGAACATAATTTGTGCATACATCAATTAGATATTGCTTCTGCTTATTTAAATGCTCATTTAGAGAACGGAAGGAACTTGTACGTCCAGCCACCTCGCGGGTTTGAATTAGAACCAGGATACTGTTGGAGTCTTAACAAGTCAGTTTATGGACTTAAGCAAAGCGCACATAATTGGTACGATCACTTCAAAACTGTTCTTCTACTCAATGGTTTAAAGCAAACACTACACAATGATGGaatattttggaaaaattgtGAGAATGATGGAGTATTATATGTGAGTGTGTATGTCGATGACGTTTTTATGATTGGTAGTACTGATGAGattattaaagaatttgttaCTATGTTGGAAAAATATTTCCACTTACAGTATTTTGGTGAAGCGACCGAATATTTGGGGATACAGTTCAAACGTACTCCCGATGGTTATACATTAGATCAAATAccatttttggaaaaattaatttcaacaTTCAACATTCAAGATAGTTACGGAAAAGATGTCCCTATTATCCCAAAAGATGTTAACGTTgttaaaaaattgagaaaatcaaatcaaataaatgaCTTCATAAAGTTGGAAAAACCTCAAAGAATGATTAATTCATtgtcaaaaacaaaatacaTTGATGACTATGAAATGAGTAACAGACATGATTTCAAAACATCACCACAAGCTGAACCCTTAAGCGCaaaaggaaagaaattATATCAATCCGCTGTTGGACTGCTCCTATGGGCGACGTTGAACACGCGTCCGGACTTGTCGTTTTCAGTGAACAGACTTGGTTCACAGTGTGCAAATCCAAATGTCGACGATTGGAAAAGATTGATGTATTGCTTACGGTATATTAAGAAAAACATGGACTTGAAGCTCGAATATAAACGAGGTAGATTAAACAAGAATTCGAAGGATTTTACAATTGAATGTTTCTCAGATGCATCATTTGCACCAGATTTGGATAGAAAATCGATAACAGGGACAAGCATTTTTATAAATGGTAACCTAGTTAATTGGGCAAccaagaaacaaaaaatcatAACTCACAGTTCAGCTGCTTGTGAAATGCTTGCGTTAAATTATACTATATTAAAGGCGTTTGAGTTGAGAAACACCATTGAAGATCTAGATTTGAAGGTAAGGAATGTACATGTACATGAGGACAATCAAGCGGTAATTACCATATTAAAGAATGATAATTTCCACCCACATAGAccaattgatatttgttATAAATACCTCAGACAAAAGTTGAAAGACGGTTATTTCTCAATATCTTATGTTGAATCTAGGGATAATTTAGCCGACTCATTCACAAAAGCTTTAGGAAGAaaccaattaattgaaCATACTAAAAGGATTaaggaaaggaaagatTATAACGATAATGCTACACTGATAGTGGATGTTAGGACGCTCGATGAGATTAAGATAAACCAGAAATTGGAACATCACGATTAA